The Epinephelus lanceolatus isolate andai-2023 chromosome 1, ASM4190304v1, whole genome shotgun sequence genome has a window encoding:
- the rh50 gene encoding rh50-like protein — translation MNVSTSLKVRLPGFVLVMEVVMIVLYALFVTYDNDTDAKMQNNATNPMENSMYRDYPYFADVQVMIFLGFGCLLAFFRFYGFGGMVFNFLTATFSIQWAILMQGFFQFYYDGKIHLGVINLVNAEFACAVVLISFGAVLGKTSPIQLLVMALLELPIFAVTEWAVLKYIRINDAGGSILIHLFACYFGLGVTFVLYRPGLNEGHSKETTSYVSDILSVMGTLFLWVFWPSFNSALTLKGDDQHRAILHTFIGLSSSTITAFALSALFNKRGKITMADIQNVTLAGGVTVGASVDMMISPVAAYVLGIMGCTACFLGYKYLTPFLAQYMRIQDQCGIHNLHGLTGLISSTAGICAILLATEETYGPSMYQIFSHRAPPEGDPKLLELQQLIPGLKPGLGRTGQEQALFQVAAIFATIVASAVGGILTGSVMKLPFMASPSDKDCFDDELFFDMPSDFDSVEVLKTAISLDEKEQMSSMETKVDIQRQSF, via the coding sequence ATGAATGTGTCTACAAGTTTGAAGGTACGCCTGCCCGGCTTCGTGCTGGTGATGGAGGTTGTCATGATAGTGCTTTATGCTCTTTTTGTCACTTATGACAACGATACCGACGctaaaatgcaaaacaatgcCACCAACCCGATGGAGAACTCCATGTATCGAGACTATCCCTACTTTGCTGATGTGCAGGTGATGATCTTCTTAGGTTTCGGCTGCCTGCTGGCCTTCTTCCGATTCTACGGCTTCGGTGGGATGGTCTTCAACTTTCTTACGGCTACATTTTCGATCCAGTGGGCGATCCTGATGCAAGGCTTCTTCCAGTTTTACTATGATGGTAAAATTCACCTGGGAGTGATCAACCTGGTGAATGCAGAGTTTGCCTGTGCTGTGGTGCTCATCTCGTTTGGGGCCGTGCTTGGAAAGACCAGTCCTATTCAGCTTTTGGTCATGGCTTTGCTGGAGCTCCCTATCTTTGCTGTGACAGAGTGGGCTGTATTGAAATACATTAGGATCAACGATGCAGGCGGCAGTATTCTTATTCACCTGTTCGCCTGCTACTTTGGTCTTGGGGTGACTTTTGTGCTGTACCGCCCAGGCCTGAATGAGGGACATTCTAAAGAGACCACTAGTTATGTTTCTGACATCCTCTCTGTAATGGGAACCTTGTTCCTCTGGGTGTTCTGGCCTTCATTTAACTCTGCCCTGACCCTTAAGGGTGACGATCAGCACAGAGCAATACTCCACACTTTTATAGGTCTAAGTTCATCCACTATCACTGCCTTCGCGCTCTCTGCACTGTTCAACAAGAGAGGCAAGATCACAATGGCTGATATTCAGAATGTGACTCTGGCAGGTGGTGTGACTGTTGGGGCTTCTGTGGACATGATGATTTCCCCTGTTGCTGCATACGTGCTGGGCATCATGGGCTGCACTGCCTGTTTCTTGGGATACAAGTACCTGACCCCCTTTTTGGCCCAATACATGAGGATCCAAGACCAGTGCGGTATTCACAACCTCCACGGGCTCACTGGACTCATATCATCCACCGCAGGGATCTGTGCCATCCTCCTAGCCACTGAGGAAACCTACGGGCCCAGCATGTACCAGATCTTTTCCCACCGTGCTCCACCTGAGGGAGATCCAAAGCTCCTGGAACTGCAGCAGCTGATTCCCGGGCTGAAGCCGGGCTTGGGTCGTACTGGGCAGGAGCAAGCTCTCTTCCAGGTGGCAGCTATCTTTGCCACCATCGTAGCATCTGCAGTTGGAGGGATACTCACTGGGTCTGTTATGAAGCTGCCCTTCATGGCATCCCCGTCTGACAAGGACTGCTTTGATGATGAGCTTTTCTTTGACATGCCCTCTGACTTTGATAGTGTTGAAGTGCTCAAGACTGCCATAAGCCTTGATGAAAAGGAACAAATGAGCTCAATGGAAACCAAAGTCGACATACAGAGGCAGTCATTTTGa